The following coding sequences are from one Triticum aestivum cultivar Chinese Spring chromosome 5A, IWGSC CS RefSeq v2.1, whole genome shotgun sequence window:
- the LOC123103515 gene encoding putative disease resistance protein RGA3 isoform X2 translates to MAKINQIVYDTEHLLDEFEDQNGIGSERTGCITKATSLCSSCPFFLYDTRVNRMKILRKRLDLLARDSVVFSLMQHPKSDLEQSDIQEEFYRAAIVGRDSDKEKIKELMLENNTETLSIIPIVGLVGLGKTALARLIFHDQGEGWNLDLRIWIDLNRKFELKNIAADIITQANGTKEGSSEINTNIQIHENLQLLKNRLQKTLHDKRCLIVLDDLCSIDKSQLDELKEMLRRTNKWIKVLVTTSSEITAELMHTFPPYKLFPLSEDDCWEIFSEKAFGDGGTVSACLKKIGKQIVKRCDGIPSLAHFLGSVVHNQVMDVWLAARDEPIWKLESIYSMKVKVFSSLNQIYYDMPSALKLCFLYLSVFPKGSIIDKEKLIRQWIALDIIGSKHGTLPSYVQAEMYIQDLLSIHFLQVRKTHSVNGMEISTSPTTLYMHNFVHEFARHVACNDIIILGDREMNDNAKELSFQYALLTHYKGRSTLCSALLTRARALHFLNAEAIKLHGETFELLKHLRVLNLSGSCIEEIPASIGHLKHLRYLDISGLKVQTLPSSMSTLINLEALDLSNTSLKELPSFIGSLQKLKYLNLQGCDILQNLPATLGHLQTLEHLRLSCRYDVGELADSLCNLQDLRFIDLSSCTELPQLPPSFGNLMKLEDLNLSSCFNLKQLPESFGNLYLLRSLNMSSCYELKQLPGSFCNLVKLEVLILRRCCRLQNLPPSFGDIKNLRILDLTGCEALHVSVGMLTTNLEYLNLQQCLKLPTRPNCLNNFTGLKFLDLSWCLPTIDCLQSLGYLFNLEYLNLSQNPLVIPVSFVRLQKLHTLDLTGCALEHPSHSLPQMFLDIIHKMTGLKFLLTKDPLIVACLPPYIRCSVRIAENWHITTDELVIPDLTRGSRGLTIAERANLKNRPELRFLKLEWTNTSHPAVRGVDEDLGEEVLEKLQPHQGLEHFELVGYSGFAWPTWMMNNMVTLLPNLVRLHLLWLGNCKDLPPLGQLINLRHLHIEDMPNLVNLGMGLSGGTHPFKKLIHLKLENLLNLEELPILLLTNNGNQQFMFPALEELSVLSCPNLMFKPSLPKCRKYGIKDSNRILSCGEPLGPLSSPSPANIMITGCRISSSCLQWLESLHTIEKIVIDACVGDDREAVISLKLLEVKCTQESSSSKIRNEKTNQSSSGTRILNELTTQDDAYTNTRHVVDVDSLGWQSAGESSLVSLQKNPATTGLGTSIIRKLFLKFNTSPGQSVERITSSAVSMPSVETPPTSHQLSRSKMPAQIPGVRSLSLSLKQVHKATRRFSPSLKLSESGSWEVYKGILPNNQIVAVRRAKKDCDRAAKAHKEVQLFAAINHWSLVRSLCVINKGNQFIVISEYVPNGSLRQHLHGQYQKILDLDQRILIAIDVAIALTYLHLSAGETMICYNLKTTKILLTESYRAKLGTFELSRSGTVNQVIGTFSYMDPQYIRGELTVKSDVYTFGVILLEIISPRGPQMWNQDMLNPVIFDNHPDELQRFGIVAWALEKLKAGHASEILDDRLADHLDEEFLGGWLSLASWCTSYEVDDRPRIEEVGERLWEIWKDHRNRTGEPYEYERSWEEFVEVEGIPRARGVDSRDKSSGHAEFPAEGKVTKHQYSPDVSSPQLQMTEYYASPIGSDITLSPPLSPR, encoded by the exons TACCAGAGTGAATAGAATGAAGATACTCAGAAAAAGGTTGGATCTTTTAGCAAGAGATTCTGTGGTTTTCAGTTTGATGCAGCACCCAAAGTCTGATCTTGAGCAATCTGATATCCAAGAAGAGTTCTATAGAGCTGCAATTGTTGGAAGAGATAGTGACAAAGAAAAAATAAAGGAATTAATGTTGGAAAATAATACAGAAACATTGTCCATCATTCCCATAGTTGGCCTTGTTGGTTTGGGGAAAACAGCTCTTGCCAGATTAATTTTCCATGACCAGGGAGAAGGGTGGAATTTAGATCTTCGTATTTGGATCGACTTAAATAGGAAATTTGAACTTAAAAACATTGCTGCTGATATAATCACACAAGCTAATGGAACAAAAGAAGGATCCTCAGAAATCAATACCAACATTCAGATCCATGAAAATCTCCAATTGCTAAAGAATCGTTTGCAGAAGACACTTCATGACAAACGTTGTCTAATTGTCTTGGATGACCTTTGTAGCATAGATAAAAGCCAGTTGGATGAACTGAAGGAAATGCTCAGGCGTACGAACAAGTGGATCAAGGTTTTGGTGACCACTTCCAGTGAAATAACTGCAGAGCTAATGCACACCTTCCCACCGTACAAGTTGTTTCCATTGTCTGAAGATGACTGTTGGGAAATATTTTCTGAAAAAGCTTTTGGGGATGGAGGTACTGTTAGTGCATGCCTGAAGAAAATTGGGAAGCAAATTGTGAAAAGATGTGATGGAATACCATCTTTAGCTCATTTTCTTGGTTCAGTAGTGCACAATCAAGTCATGGATGTCTGGTTAGCAGCAAGGGATGAACCAATATGGAAATTAGAGAGCATATATTCCATGAAAGTTAAAGTGTTTTCATCACTGAATCAAATATACTATGACATGCCCTCAGCGCTGAAACTATGCTTTCTATATTTATCAGTATTTCCTAAGGGATCTAttattgataaagaaaaacttaTCAGACAGTGGATTGCGCTTGATATTATTGGATCAAAACATGGAACTTTGCCATCCTATGTGCAGGCGGAGATGTACATTCAGGACCTTCTGTCAATACATTTCCTCCAAGTCAGGAAGACACATTCA GTTAATGGAATGGAGATCAGTACATCTCCTACAACACTCTACATGCATAACTTCGTCCATGAATTTGCAAGGCATGTTGCTTGCAATGATATTATTATTTTGGGTGATAGAGAAATGAATGATAATGCAAAAGAGCTCTCCTTCCAATATGCATTGTTGACCCATTACAAAGGGCGATCAACACTTTGCAGTGCATTGCTCACAAGGGCAAGGGCATTACACTTCCTGAATGCTGAGGCTATAAAGCTCCATGGAGAAACATTTGAATTACTGAAGCATCTGCGTGTTTTGAATCTCAGTGGAAGCTGCATTGAAGAAATACCTGCTTCCATTGGCCATTTGAAACATCTAAGATACCTTGATATTTCTGGCTTGAAAGTTCAGACATTACCTTCTTCCATGAGTACGTTGATAAATCTTGAGGCGTTGGATCTATCAAATACTTCTCTCAAGGAATTGCCCTCTTTCATTGGTTCTTTACAGAAGCTAAAATATTTGAACCTGCAAGGCTGTGACATACTTCAAAACTTGCCTGCAACCCTTGGTCATCTCCAAACACTAGAGCATCTTAGGCTGTCATGTCGTTATGATGTTGGTGAGCTAGCTGACTCTCTCTGCAATCTTCAGGATCTTCGGTTTATTGATTTGTCAAGCTGCACTGAGCTTCCACAGTTGCCTCCTTCATTTGGTAATTTAATGAAATTGGAGGATCTAAACCTGTCTAGTTGCTTCAACCTCAAGCAGCTACCAGAATCTTTTGGCAACCTCTATCTTCTTAGGTCTCTGAACATGTCGAGCTGCTATGAGCTCAAACAATTGCCTGGATCTTTTTGCAATCTCGTCAAGTTGGAAGTCCTTATACTTAGGAGATGTTGCAGACTTCAAAACCTCCCTCCGTCCTTTGGGGATATCAAGAACCTTCGAATTTTGGATCTAACTGGCTGCGAGGCACTTCATGTAAGTGTTGGGATGTTAACAACCAATTTGGAGTATCTGAACCTACAGCAATGTCTTAAGCTGCCGACTCGGCCTAACTGTTTAAATAACTTCACTGGACTGAAGTTTTTGGATCTCTCATGGTGCCTCCCTACCATTGACTGTCTGCAATCTCTTGGCTACTTGTTCAATCTTGAATATCTGAACTTGTCGCAAAATCCTCTCGTCATACCTGTGTCTTTTGTGAGGCTTCAGAAGCTGCATACGTTGGACCTCACTGGTTGTGCTCTTGAGCATCCATCCCATAGTTTACCTCAGATGTTCCTAGATATCATACATAAAATGACAGGACTGAAATTTCTGTTGACGAAAGATCCGTTGATAGTGGCCTGTCTTCCACCATACATCCGGTGCTCTGTTAGGATTGCTGAAAACTGGCACATAACTACCGACGAGCTTGTTATTCCAGACCTCACAAGAGGGTCCAGGGGCTTAACTATTGCAGAGAGAGCAAATCTGAAGAATCGTCCAGAGCTACGTTTCCTTAAGCTGGAGTGGACTAATACTTCTCATCCAGCTGTGCGTGGAGTAGATGAAGATTTAGGTGAAGAAGTTCTGGAAAAGCTCCAACCACACCAGGGTTTAGAGCATTTTGAGCTAGTTGGGTATTCAGGATTTGCATGGCCTACATGGATGATGAACAACATGGTGACTTTACTCCCCAACCTTGTCAGACTCCATCTGCTCTGGCTTGGAAACTGTAAAGATCTTCCTCCACTGGGCCAGCTCATAAATTTGCGGCACTTGCATATAGAAGATATGCCTAACCTTGTAAATCTAGGTATGGGTCTTTCTGGGGGCACACACCCCTTCAAGAAATTAATACACCTCAAATTGGAAAATTTACTAAACCTAGAAGAGTTGCCTATACTGTTGTTGACGAACAATGGGAATCAGCAGTTCATGTTCCCTGCTCTTGAGGAATTGTCCGTGCTATCCTGCCCTAATCTCATGTTCAAACCATCTCTGCCAAAGTGTCGGAAATATGGAATAAAAGATAGTAACAGGATTCTGTCATGTGGGGAACCTTTGGGGCCACTGTCATCTCCGTCACCAGCAAACATAATGATTACTGGGTGCAGGATATCTTCCAGTTGCTTGCAATGGCTTGAATCCTTGCATACTATCGAGAAAATAGTAATTGATGCATGTGTGGGGGATGATCGGGAAGCAGTAATCTCTTTGAAGCTCCTGGAGGTAAAATGCACTCAAGAATCATCCAGTAGCAAGATTCGGAATGAAAAAACAAATCAAAGTTCATCTGGGACAAGGATTTTAAATGAATTGACCACTCAG GATGATGCCTATACGAATACTCGCCATGTTGTGGATGTGGACTCATTGGGCTGGCAATCCGCCGGTGAATCATCCTTGGTATCTTTACAGAAAAACCCAGCCACAACAGGCCTTGGTACCTCAATAATCCGGAAACTTTTCCTGAAGTTTAATACCAGTCCGGGACAATCAG TGGAGCGTATTACATCCTCTGCAGTAAGCATGCCATCAGTggagaccccaccaacctctcaCCAGCTGTCTAGGTCCAAAATGCCTGCACAAATACCTGGAGTACGATCCTTGAGCTTAAGCCTTAAGCAGGTTCACAAGGCTACTCGGAGATTTTCACCTTCACTTAAGCTAAGTGAAAGTGGATCCTGGGAAGTCTACAAGGGTATCTTACCAAATAACCAAATTGTTGCCGTGAGGAGAGCTAAAAAG GACTGTGATCGTGCTGCGAAAGCTCACAAGGAAGTGCAGCTCTTTGCAGCAATCAATCACTGGAGTTTGGTGAGGTCTCTATGTGTTATTAATAAAGGGAATCAGTTTATTGTGATCAGTGAGTATGTTCCAAATGGCAGTCTAAGGCAACACCTGCATG GCCAATATCAGAAAATCCTGGATTTGGACCAACGCATATTGATCGCTATTGATGTTGCTATTGCCTTGACCTATCTTCATTTATCTGCTG GGGAAACAATGATCTGTTATAATTTGAAGACAACGAAAATCCTTCTGACAGAGAGTTATAGAGCAAAGTTGGGCACTTTTGAATTGTCAAGAAGTGGTACCGTGAACCAAGTGATAGGGACATTTAGCTACATGGATCCACAATACATCCGTGGTGAGCTGACAGTTAAATCCGATGTCTACACTTTTGGTGTAATACTCTTAGAAATTATATCTCCCCGCGGACCGCAAATGTGGAACCAAGACATGCTAAACCCGGTGATCTTTGACAACCATCCTGATGAACTGCAAAGGTTTGGCATTGTGGCATGG GCTCTCGAGAAATTAAAGGCAGGCCATGCCAGCGAGATATTGGATGACCGTCTGGCTGATCACCTGGATGAAGAATTTCTTGGAGGCTGGCTTAGTTTAGCATCCTGGTGTACAAGTTATGAAGTGGATGACCGTCCAAGAATAGAAGAGGTAGGGGAGCGGCTGTGGGAAATATGGAAAGACCATAGAAATCGCACAGGAGAGCCGTATGAGTACGAGAGGAGTTGGGAGGAATTTGTGGAAGTGGAGGGGATACCCAGGGCCAGGGGTGTCGACTCCAGAGACAAGAGCAGCGGGCATGCGGAGTTTCCTGCAGAAGGGAAGGTGACAAAGCACCAGTATTCGCCTGATGTGAGCAGTCCACAGTTGCAAATGACCGAGTACTACGCTTCTCCTATCGGTTCTGATATCACACTTTCTCCTCCACTCTCTCCCCGGTAG
- the LOC123103515 gene encoding putative disease resistance protein RGA3 isoform X1 has translation MAKINQIVYDTEHLLDEFEDQNGIGSERTGCITKATSLCSSCPFFLYDTRVNRMKILRKRLDLLARDSVVFSLMQHPKSDLEQSDIQEEFYRAAIVGRDSDKEKIKELMLENNTETLSIIPIVGLVGLGKTALARLIFHDQGEGWNLDLRIWIDLNRKFELKNIAADIITQANGTKEGSSEINTNIQIHENLQLLKNRLQKTLHDKRCLIVLDDLCSIDKSQLDELKEMLRRTNKWIKVLVTTSSEITAELMHTFPPYKLFPLSEDDCWEIFSEKAFGDGGTVSACLKKIGKQIVKRCDGIPSLAHFLGSVVHNQVMDVWLAARDEPIWKLESIYSMKVKVFSSLNQIYYDMPSALKLCFLYLSVFPKGSIIDKEKLIRQWIALDIIGSKHGTLPSYVQAEMYIQDLLSIHFLQVRKTHSVNGMEISTSPTTLYMHNFVHEFARHVACNDIIILGDREMNDNAKELSFQYALLTHYKGRSTLCSALLTRARALHFLNAEAIKLHGETFELLKHLRVLNLSGSCIEEIPASIGHLKHLRYLDISGLKVQTLPSSMSTLINLEALDLSNTSLKELPSFIGSLQKLKYLNLQGCDILQNLPATLGHLQTLEHLRLSCRYDVGELADSLCNLQDLRFIDLSSCTELPQLPPSFGNLMKLEDLNLSSCFNLKQLPESFGNLYLLRSLNMSSCYELKQLPGSFCNLVKLEVLILRRCCRLQNLPPSFGDIKNLRILDLTGCEALHVSVGMLTTNLEYLNLQQCLKLPTRPNCLNNFTGLKFLDLSWCLPTIDCLQSLGYLFNLEYLNLSQNPLVIPVSFVRLQKLHTLDLTGCALEHPSHSLPQMFLDIIHKMTGLKFLLTKDPLIVACLPPYIRCSVRIAENWHITTDELVIPDLTRGSRGLTIAERANLKNRPELRFLKLEWTNTSHPAVRGVDEDLGEEVLEKLQPHQGLEHFELVGYSGFAWPTWMMNNMVTLLPNLVRLHLLWLGNCKDLPPLGQLINLRHLHIEDMPNLVNLGMGLSGGTHPFKKLIHLKLENLLNLEELPILLLTNNGNQQFMFPALEELSVLSCPNLMFKPSLPKCRKYGIKDSNRILSCGEPLGPLSSPSPANIMITGCRISSSCLQWLESLHTIEKIVIDACVGDDREAVISLKLLEVKCTQESSSSKIRNEKTNQSSSGTRILNELTTQDDAYTNTRHVVDVDSLGWQSAGESSLVSLQKNPATTGLGTSIIRKLFLKFNTSPGQSVERITSSAVSMPSVETPPTSHQLSRSKMPAQIPGVRSLSLSLKQVHKATRRFSPSLKLSESGSWEVYKGILPNNQIVAVRRAKKDCDRAAKAHKEVQLFAAINHWSLVRSLCVINKGNQFIVISEYVPNGSLRQHLHGQYQKILDLDQRILIAIDVAIALTYLHLSAVAGETMICYNLKTTKILLTESYRAKLGTFELSRSGTVNQVIGTFSYMDPQYIRGELTVKSDVYTFGVILLEIISPRGPQMWNQDMLNPVIFDNHPDELQRFGIVAWALEKLKAGHASEILDDRLADHLDEEFLGGWLSLASWCTSYEVDDRPRIEEVGERLWEIWKDHRNRTGEPYEYERSWEEFVEVEGIPRARGVDSRDKSSGHAEFPAEGKVTKHQYSPDVSSPQLQMTEYYASPIGSDITLSPPLSPR, from the exons TACCAGAGTGAATAGAATGAAGATACTCAGAAAAAGGTTGGATCTTTTAGCAAGAGATTCTGTGGTTTTCAGTTTGATGCAGCACCCAAAGTCTGATCTTGAGCAATCTGATATCCAAGAAGAGTTCTATAGAGCTGCAATTGTTGGAAGAGATAGTGACAAAGAAAAAATAAAGGAATTAATGTTGGAAAATAATACAGAAACATTGTCCATCATTCCCATAGTTGGCCTTGTTGGTTTGGGGAAAACAGCTCTTGCCAGATTAATTTTCCATGACCAGGGAGAAGGGTGGAATTTAGATCTTCGTATTTGGATCGACTTAAATAGGAAATTTGAACTTAAAAACATTGCTGCTGATATAATCACACAAGCTAATGGAACAAAAGAAGGATCCTCAGAAATCAATACCAACATTCAGATCCATGAAAATCTCCAATTGCTAAAGAATCGTTTGCAGAAGACACTTCATGACAAACGTTGTCTAATTGTCTTGGATGACCTTTGTAGCATAGATAAAAGCCAGTTGGATGAACTGAAGGAAATGCTCAGGCGTACGAACAAGTGGATCAAGGTTTTGGTGACCACTTCCAGTGAAATAACTGCAGAGCTAATGCACACCTTCCCACCGTACAAGTTGTTTCCATTGTCTGAAGATGACTGTTGGGAAATATTTTCTGAAAAAGCTTTTGGGGATGGAGGTACTGTTAGTGCATGCCTGAAGAAAATTGGGAAGCAAATTGTGAAAAGATGTGATGGAATACCATCTTTAGCTCATTTTCTTGGTTCAGTAGTGCACAATCAAGTCATGGATGTCTGGTTAGCAGCAAGGGATGAACCAATATGGAAATTAGAGAGCATATATTCCATGAAAGTTAAAGTGTTTTCATCACTGAATCAAATATACTATGACATGCCCTCAGCGCTGAAACTATGCTTTCTATATTTATCAGTATTTCCTAAGGGATCTAttattgataaagaaaaacttaTCAGACAGTGGATTGCGCTTGATATTATTGGATCAAAACATGGAACTTTGCCATCCTATGTGCAGGCGGAGATGTACATTCAGGACCTTCTGTCAATACATTTCCTCCAAGTCAGGAAGACACATTCA GTTAATGGAATGGAGATCAGTACATCTCCTACAACACTCTACATGCATAACTTCGTCCATGAATTTGCAAGGCATGTTGCTTGCAATGATATTATTATTTTGGGTGATAGAGAAATGAATGATAATGCAAAAGAGCTCTCCTTCCAATATGCATTGTTGACCCATTACAAAGGGCGATCAACACTTTGCAGTGCATTGCTCACAAGGGCAAGGGCATTACACTTCCTGAATGCTGAGGCTATAAAGCTCCATGGAGAAACATTTGAATTACTGAAGCATCTGCGTGTTTTGAATCTCAGTGGAAGCTGCATTGAAGAAATACCTGCTTCCATTGGCCATTTGAAACATCTAAGATACCTTGATATTTCTGGCTTGAAAGTTCAGACATTACCTTCTTCCATGAGTACGTTGATAAATCTTGAGGCGTTGGATCTATCAAATACTTCTCTCAAGGAATTGCCCTCTTTCATTGGTTCTTTACAGAAGCTAAAATATTTGAACCTGCAAGGCTGTGACATACTTCAAAACTTGCCTGCAACCCTTGGTCATCTCCAAACACTAGAGCATCTTAGGCTGTCATGTCGTTATGATGTTGGTGAGCTAGCTGACTCTCTCTGCAATCTTCAGGATCTTCGGTTTATTGATTTGTCAAGCTGCACTGAGCTTCCACAGTTGCCTCCTTCATTTGGTAATTTAATGAAATTGGAGGATCTAAACCTGTCTAGTTGCTTCAACCTCAAGCAGCTACCAGAATCTTTTGGCAACCTCTATCTTCTTAGGTCTCTGAACATGTCGAGCTGCTATGAGCTCAAACAATTGCCTGGATCTTTTTGCAATCTCGTCAAGTTGGAAGTCCTTATACTTAGGAGATGTTGCAGACTTCAAAACCTCCCTCCGTCCTTTGGGGATATCAAGAACCTTCGAATTTTGGATCTAACTGGCTGCGAGGCACTTCATGTAAGTGTTGGGATGTTAACAACCAATTTGGAGTATCTGAACCTACAGCAATGTCTTAAGCTGCCGACTCGGCCTAACTGTTTAAATAACTTCACTGGACTGAAGTTTTTGGATCTCTCATGGTGCCTCCCTACCATTGACTGTCTGCAATCTCTTGGCTACTTGTTCAATCTTGAATATCTGAACTTGTCGCAAAATCCTCTCGTCATACCTGTGTCTTTTGTGAGGCTTCAGAAGCTGCATACGTTGGACCTCACTGGTTGTGCTCTTGAGCATCCATCCCATAGTTTACCTCAGATGTTCCTAGATATCATACATAAAATGACAGGACTGAAATTTCTGTTGACGAAAGATCCGTTGATAGTGGCCTGTCTTCCACCATACATCCGGTGCTCTGTTAGGATTGCTGAAAACTGGCACATAACTACCGACGAGCTTGTTATTCCAGACCTCACAAGAGGGTCCAGGGGCTTAACTATTGCAGAGAGAGCAAATCTGAAGAATCGTCCAGAGCTACGTTTCCTTAAGCTGGAGTGGACTAATACTTCTCATCCAGCTGTGCGTGGAGTAGATGAAGATTTAGGTGAAGAAGTTCTGGAAAAGCTCCAACCACACCAGGGTTTAGAGCATTTTGAGCTAGTTGGGTATTCAGGATTTGCATGGCCTACATGGATGATGAACAACATGGTGACTTTACTCCCCAACCTTGTCAGACTCCATCTGCTCTGGCTTGGAAACTGTAAAGATCTTCCTCCACTGGGCCAGCTCATAAATTTGCGGCACTTGCATATAGAAGATATGCCTAACCTTGTAAATCTAGGTATGGGTCTTTCTGGGGGCACACACCCCTTCAAGAAATTAATACACCTCAAATTGGAAAATTTACTAAACCTAGAAGAGTTGCCTATACTGTTGTTGACGAACAATGGGAATCAGCAGTTCATGTTCCCTGCTCTTGAGGAATTGTCCGTGCTATCCTGCCCTAATCTCATGTTCAAACCATCTCTGCCAAAGTGTCGGAAATATGGAATAAAAGATAGTAACAGGATTCTGTCATGTGGGGAACCTTTGGGGCCACTGTCATCTCCGTCACCAGCAAACATAATGATTACTGGGTGCAGGATATCTTCCAGTTGCTTGCAATGGCTTGAATCCTTGCATACTATCGAGAAAATAGTAATTGATGCATGTGTGGGGGATGATCGGGAAGCAGTAATCTCTTTGAAGCTCCTGGAGGTAAAATGCACTCAAGAATCATCCAGTAGCAAGATTCGGAATGAAAAAACAAATCAAAGTTCATCTGGGACAAGGATTTTAAATGAATTGACCACTCAG GATGATGCCTATACGAATACTCGCCATGTTGTGGATGTGGACTCATTGGGCTGGCAATCCGCCGGTGAATCATCCTTGGTATCTTTACAGAAAAACCCAGCCACAACAGGCCTTGGTACCTCAATAATCCGGAAACTTTTCCTGAAGTTTAATACCAGTCCGGGACAATCAG TGGAGCGTATTACATCCTCTGCAGTAAGCATGCCATCAGTggagaccccaccaacctctcaCCAGCTGTCTAGGTCCAAAATGCCTGCACAAATACCTGGAGTACGATCCTTGAGCTTAAGCCTTAAGCAGGTTCACAAGGCTACTCGGAGATTTTCACCTTCACTTAAGCTAAGTGAAAGTGGATCCTGGGAAGTCTACAAGGGTATCTTACCAAATAACCAAATTGTTGCCGTGAGGAGAGCTAAAAAG GACTGTGATCGTGCTGCGAAAGCTCACAAGGAAGTGCAGCTCTTTGCAGCAATCAATCACTGGAGTTTGGTGAGGTCTCTATGTGTTATTAATAAAGGGAATCAGTTTATTGTGATCAGTGAGTATGTTCCAAATGGCAGTCTAAGGCAACACCTGCATG GCCAATATCAGAAAATCCTGGATTTGGACCAACGCATATTGATCGCTATTGATGTTGCTATTGCCTTGACCTATCTTCATTTATCTGCTG TAGCAGGGGAAACAATGATCTGTTATAATTTGAAGACAACGAAAATCCTTCTGACAGAGAGTTATAGAGCAAAGTTGGGCACTTTTGAATTGTCAAGAAGTGGTACCGTGAACCAAGTGATAGGGACATTTAGCTACATGGATCCACAATACATCCGTGGTGAGCTGACAGTTAAATCCGATGTCTACACTTTTGGTGTAATACTCTTAGAAATTATATCTCCCCGCGGACCGCAAATGTGGAACCAAGACATGCTAAACCCGGTGATCTTTGACAACCATCCTGATGAACTGCAAAGGTTTGGCATTGTGGCATGG GCTCTCGAGAAATTAAAGGCAGGCCATGCCAGCGAGATATTGGATGACCGTCTGGCTGATCACCTGGATGAAGAATTTCTTGGAGGCTGGCTTAGTTTAGCATCCTGGTGTACAAGTTATGAAGTGGATGACCGTCCAAGAATAGAAGAGGTAGGGGAGCGGCTGTGGGAAATATGGAAAGACCATAGAAATCGCACAGGAGAGCCGTATGAGTACGAGAGGAGTTGGGAGGAATTTGTGGAAGTGGAGGGGATACCCAGGGCCAGGGGTGTCGACTCCAGAGACAAGAGCAGCGGGCATGCGGAGTTTCCTGCAGAAGGGAAGGTGACAAAGCACCAGTATTCGCCTGATGTGAGCAGTCCACAGTTGCAAATGACCGAGTACTACGCTTCTCCTATCGGTTCTGATATCACACTTTCTCCTCCACTCTCTCCCCGGTAG